ATCCTCGAGAACCGCGCAGGCGGCGTTTATTTTTTCTTCCCCGCCGCTTAATTCGATAACAACCGTTTCGCGGTTAATATCAACAATGTTAGCCCGGAAAATCTCTACAATATCGACTATTTCAGAGCGGCGCGCAGAATCAGCCTTGACTTTAATCAGGACCAACTCCCTGTCAATAGAACCTGATTTAAAGAGTTCCTGTACCTTGATTACATCAATCAGTTTGGAAAGCTGCTTCATTGCCTGATCGAGTTCCCGGTCATCGCCGTTCACAACAATGGTAATGCGCGAAACGTCGCTGTCTTCCGTATATCCTGCGGCAATGCTCTCTATGTTGAAGACGCGCCTGCTCAGCAGTCCGGATATTCTGGCCAGTACACCGGGCTTATTAAGAGCCAATACCGCCAGGGTATGTTTCATTAAAATTCCTCCTAAAACTTTTAAAGTAAGTCAATAAATTTATAAATATCGGCTGTTCTTAAATCCCTAACAACAAAATCCGCCCCGGCCCGGCGCAGAGCTTCCTCCTGACCTATACGCCACACGCCGACTGCGTCAAAACCCAGCGATTTGGCAGCCTCGATTCCCGAAGAGGCGTCTTCAAACACCACGAACCGCAGTTTTTCACCGGGCAAAAGTTCTTTTATCCTGGCGGAAGCAAATTCCAGAATGCTTTTTTTACCCTCCAGGTCGGTTCCGCAAACATCAACATTAAACATTGAGTAAAGCGTATCAGCTTCATCAATTGCATTATACGCAGGTCCAAGCTCATTAATCAAGCGGTCTTTGGTTACTTTAATCAGCATGTCCCTGGCGTTTTTTGAGGCTGATGCGGCAGCCTGAAGAATTCCTTTGCTTTTAGCCTCCAAAAGTATTGAGACTGCATCCGGGAAAAGTTTGAACTTCCCGGCTTTGATGAGGTCTTTGATCAGCCTGTTCTTCTCACTGCAGTACTTCTCCAGAATAACCTTTTTCTGCTCCCCTGTCTTTGCCCCAAGCCGGTCATAAACGTTGTTCAGCTCAAGGATATTGTTGCCCCCTTCGTACCTTGGCCGGGAAGCAACGTAAGTAAAATAAAAGTCTGAATCCATTGTTTCAACCAGATACGGTTCTTTTGCCGCAGTTATGCGCCAGGCATCCTCATGCGGGCTGTCAACCACTACCCCGTCAATGTCCCATATATAAGCTACCTTTTCGTTCATTTTTGATCACCTTTTCAAAGCGAATTTTTGGCCGCGGCTCAAAAAGCACTTTTCACCGCCTACTTCCAGCCAAATACCCTTCCTGTTCCTGGACTTGTCGCGGATAAATAAGACCTCTATCTGAAGCTTTCCTCCGGCGTTGTCAACTTTCAGCTCGAACAAAGCATTCCTGAACCAGAAATTAAGGCGGATGCCGCTTACTTCCCCGGGTAAAACCGGGTTTACAGACAAAATCTCATCTTTTATTTTCAGCCCGGCAAAACCGTATCCTGCAATTTGCCATGCGCCGCCAAGCGCGGCCGCATGCATACCAAGCTCCGTATTGCCGTATAAGTCGCCGTAATCCGCCCTTATGGCCTGGATGAAATGCTTGTAAGACTCTCCCAGGTTACCCAGTTCGAGGGCTGTAATGGCATAACTCGGCAAACTGAGGCTTGATTTGTGCGTGGTCCTCTTTTCATAAAAATCGTAGTTGACTTTTTTCACCCGGCTATCGAATTCGTTGGCAAACAACCGTAATAAAAGTATAACATCAGCCTGCTTGACCAACTGGGTGTCTTTGACCTCGGCAAGGGCCAACGAAGCAGGCCAGACCGGCATTGCGTTTTCATCCCATTCCTGAATTAAGAACTCTTTCTTGTTGAAATAACCCTCAAATTCTTCAATAAGTCCATCCTGGTTGGTGAAAATAATGATTTTTTCCGAAATATCTTCCCATGACCGGATCTCTTCTTCTTTTAATCCAATTTTTTTAGCCAGCCTGTTCAGGCGAAGGGGATGCTCCCTGGCCAGTAAGCCGTAAAGTTCCGCCGCGTATCTCAAATTCCACCTGGCCATATAATTTGTATAAAAATTATTATCAACACATTCTTGAAATTCATTTGGACCAATAATATCTTTTATTTCATAATAGTTTTTTTCGCTATTATAGTTTACGCGTGCTGCCCAGAACCGGGTTGTTTCAAAAACCATTTCCGCGCCGTACCGGAGCATGAAATCCTTATCGGAAGTAGCCTGGTAATATAAAACTACTCCGTATATTATATCTCCTGAGATATGAATCTCCCTTTTGGATACATGAACGGGGATAACTGTACCATCAAAGTTGACCCATGTTTTGGGAGTCTCGTCATCTCCGCTTTCAGCTGATTCCCATGGCCACCAGGCCCCTTTGTAGCCGTTTTCCCTTGCCTTGGCCCTGGCCTGATTTAAACGCCGGTAGCGGTAAAGGAGAAGATTTCTGGCCAGTTCAGGCTGAGTAAAGATAAAAAACGGCAAAACAAAGATTTCCGTATCCCAGAATACGTGGCCTTTATACCACTCGCCTGATAATGTTTTAGCCGGGATGCTCACATCCAAATCCACGAGCGGAACAGCAATCAGAAGATGGTAGGTGTTCAGGCGCACATTATTTTGCAGGGAAGCCTCACTGTCAATCAAAAAATCGGAATTTACCCATCTTTCCCTCCAGGCGCTGCAGTGGGTTTTAAAAAGGGCCGCGGCGCCTTTTTTCCTTAAAGACCCCAACAAGTCAAGGCAGCACGTCTTTACGCTGCGCTTTTTGTCACGGGATGTATAGATTGTTATAAAAGATGTGAACGTATACCTTTTCCCTTTGGCAGCTTTAAAAGAGCACTCCCGGGAGACTGTTTCCTCACCGGCCGAAACGGACCACTTTACTTCCGGATAGGAACCTCTTCCTGAGAACTCCAGGTCTGTAGCCAGACCAATTGACTGCCCGGAAATAATTGTTTCCGCTTCAAGGTAAACGGCCCCACCCGGATTATGAAATGAGCAATCCCGGACTGAATAATGCTTGGTTGGATCCCCGACTGCCTGAACAGCATTTTCAGTTGTGCCGTCGATTAATCTTTTGACCGTTATTTCAGCGTCATAATCCAGCGGTTTTAAGGAAAAAACCATCACGGCGGCATGATAGTCCTTCAAGCTGAAGAACCGCGCCGATTCGTACTCATATCTGCCCTGATCATTTTGAAAGACAGTCCGTCTGTGCAGAACGGCCTTTTTCAGGTCTAAAGCACGGCGGTGTTCAGCAACTTTCATCTCATTTACGGAAAGCCTGACGCCGTTAATATAAACTTCAATCCTCAACGGGTTGGGGGCGTTGACAATTTCAAAAGGCTGACCCGCGGTTTGATCATAAATACCAGCCAGATAAGTCCCGGGATATCCGTTCTCAAAGCTCTCTTCCAGGACACCCCTCGAACCGAGATACCCGTTACCAAGCGTATAGATTGTTTCCCAAAACTTTCTCTTATCCTGCTCAAAACCCTCTTCGCTGATTATCCAGTTTTCTTCGGATAATTTTTTAAACAAGGACATCCCCCTTACTCAAGACCACGCTTTTTTAATTTCCATTGCCCGTGCGGCTAATCAGCCAGTCAGTCTTTTTTCAATCACTTTTTTATAGAGCCGTTCGTAGCTGTCCACCATAACCTGGGAAGTAAAAAGATTCTCTGCCCTTTCCCGGCATTTTAAGGGGCTGATGCTCCCTGCCCGGTCTGCGGCCGCAACAAATTCATCCATGGTCTCAACCACAAAACCTGTAACGCCGTGTTCAACAACCTCCGGGGCTGAACCTCTCTTGAAAGTTATCACAGGTGTTCCGCAGGCCATTGCCTCAACCATAGTTATACCGAAAGGCTCTTCCCACTTGATTGGGTAAAGGTAACCTCTGCCGCGGGAAAACATATGCATTTTTTCTTCGCTCCAGTGTCCCACTTCACCTATGTAAGTTATCTTCTCGTTCAGATAAGGCCTGATGAATTGGTCAAAATAGATTACTTCGGCCTGCTCGTGAACCTTGCCGGCCAAAACAAGCTTCGCCCCCATTCGTTTGGCGGCTTCGCAGGCAAGGTGGGGCGCCTTTTCCGGATTGAAACGCCCTATGAAAAAGAAGAAGTCGTCCTTGTCCTGGGAGAAGGGGTACTTATCAAATTTAACACCGTTGTATACAGTGCCGAGATAATTAAGGCCGGGAAGAAAAGAGCGCTGGTTGTTGCTGATAGAAATAAAATGAATTCCCGTACGGCCGGCAAAAAGCCTGTAAAACGCCTTGTTTTCCTCGTCAAAAGGACCGTGCAGCGTATGCACTACGGGAATTTCCTTTAAAAAAGCAGCGCAGCACAACCCTTCCTTCCAGGTGTGATCATGGATCAAATCAAAACCTTTGCCAATTACTTCCATATACGAGGACAGGGCGTGGGTTAAAGCTACGTTAAGAAAACTTGAAGGCGGTTTGTCCAGGCAGGCTTTCATTTCCTCGTCAAAAACCTTATAGATATTCGCTTTTGTGTCAGATTTTGAAACCGTGCAGACAGTGACTTCATGGCCTTTTGCAACCAGGCCGTCAGCAAGAAGGCTGACGACAACTTCAATACCCCCGTAACCGGCAGGGGGTATCTTGAACCAGGGCGGCAGGATTATTGCTATCTTCATTTCCTCACCTTAATCCTTTAAATTTTATATATCTATATATCATCTGAATTACAGGCCGCTCAAGTCACTTCAAGCTTTATTGCGGGGAAAATTTACAAAACTATTTTATATTTTTGTTAAACTTTTGGAGTTAACATTATACTTGTAACTGCCGTCCGTCAGCGTGCTATTATCGTTATCTTTAAAAGTAAGTTGAACATAGTCAATGCTGACATCGGCGTCATCCTCAAAAGTATCGGCAACTTCCTTGCCGATTGCTTTTACGCCGCTTTCAATCTTACTGCTGGTCAAGTCGTCCCACTTGGAAGCAGCGCTGCTTGTAACTGCCCCGAGTACAACTTTAACGGTATCGTCATCGTAATAGGTAACAGTGTTTATTTCGAATTCTATGTCGTCTACCCAGAAATTGTCACCTTCAAGATTGTCCTCTACATCTTCAATGTCGGATTCTAAATCTCCCCGGTAGTCCTCATCCTTATAGCTCAATGAAAAGGTGGAGGTTCCGTTCTTGGTAAAAGTCACTAAAGTGTCATTGCTGTCGTTGTCTATAATTTTTCCGCTCACCTTGGTATCATCGGAAAGCTCGTCCTGAATT
The nucleotide sequence above comes from Desulfotomaculum sp.. Encoded proteins:
- a CDS encoding kojibiose phosphorylase; translated protein: MSLFKKLSEENWIISEEGFEQDKRKFWETIYTLGNGYLGSRGVLEESFENGYPGTYLAGIYDQTAGQPFEIVNAPNPLRIEVYINGVRLSVNEMKVAEHRRALDLKKAVLHRRTVFQNDQGRYEYESARFFSLKDYHAAVMVFSLKPLDYDAEITVKRLIDGTTENAVQAVGDPTKHYSVRDCSFHNPGGAVYLEAETIISGQSIGLATDLEFSGRGSYPEVKWSVSAGEETVSRECSFKAAKGKRYTFTSFITIYTSRDKKRSVKTCCLDLLGSLRKKGAAALFKTHCSAWRERWVNSDFLIDSEASLQNNVRLNTYHLLIAVPLVDLDVSIPAKTLSGEWYKGHVFWDTEIFVLPFFIFTQPELARNLLLYRYRRLNQARAKARENGYKGAWWPWESAESGDDETPKTWVNFDGTVIPVHVSKREIHISGDIIYGVVLYYQATSDKDFMLRYGAEMVFETTRFWAARVNYNSEKNYYEIKDIIGPNEFQECVDNNFYTNYMARWNLRYAAELYGLLAREHPLRLNRLAKKIGLKEEEIRSWEDISEKIIIFTNQDGLIEEFEGYFNKKEFLIQEWDENAMPVWPASLALAEVKDTQLVKQADVILLLRLFANEFDSRVKKVNYDFYEKRTTHKSSLSLPSYAITALELGNLGESYKHFIQAIRADYGDLYGNTELGMHAAALGGAWQIAGYGFAGLKIKDEILSVNPVLPGEVSGIRLNFWFRNALFELKVDNAGGKLQIEVLFIRDKSRNRKGIWLEVGGEKCFLSRGQKFALKR
- a CDS encoding acetolactate synthase small subunit, with product MKHTLAVLALNKPGVLARISGLLSRRVFNIESIAAGYTEDSDVSRITIVVNGDDRELDQAMKQLSKLIDVIKVQELFKSGSIDRELVLIKVKADSARRSEIVDIVEIFRANIVDINRETVVIELSGGEEKINAACAVLEDHGIVEIVRTGKVSIGRGPDAAKHFLEGNDQ
- a CDS encoding glycosyltransferase; the encoded protein is MKIAIILPPWFKIPPAGYGGIEVVVSLLADGLVAKGHEVTVCTVSKSDTKANIYKVFDEEMKACLDKPPSSFLNVALTHALSSYMEVIGKGFDLIHDHTWKEGLCCAAFLKEIPVVHTLHGPFDEENKAFYRLFAGRTGIHFISISNNQRSFLPGLNYLGTVYNGVKFDKYPFSQDKDDFFFFIGRFNPEKAPHLACEAAKRMGAKLVLAGKVHEQAEVIYFDQFIRPYLNEKITYIGEVGHWSEEKMHMFSRGRGYLYPIKWEEPFGITMVEAMACGTPVITFKRGSAPEVVEHGVTGFVVETMDEFVAAADRAGSISPLKCRERAENLFTSQVMVDSYERLYKKVIEKRLTG